The Pelomicrobium methylotrophicum genome contains the following window.
GAGGGAGGGCGAAAAGGGGGTTCCGTCCATGGCGACCCGCGGAAACCCGCCGTGACCGGGCAACGCGAACACCGCCAGGGGGAGCGGGAAGACGCCCTGGACCTGGCCGCACCCATAGCCGCAATAGGCACAGCCGGGACAGCCGTCATCCCAGCCGGGCTCGGAAGGGATGCCCGTCGGGCTTTCCTCGCCGTGGCCAGCCGGCGGGCAGTGGTGGGAAGGGTCAGCGTCGTGCCCTGAGGCGATGCTGACCGAAAAATGCTGCATGGCCGCACCGGCCATCGGCATCAGCGAGATGGCCAGGGAAAGGAACAGAAGGCCGATCCGTTGCAGCACGTTCTGGACAAAATTCCCGACGGTCCATCGCTGAAGACCACGGCCGACCCCCGAAAGTTCATCGGACACACGACCCGCCGCGTCCTTTGCGCCCCGGCGCAGCGCGAAACGCACCTCGAGTTCATCCCAAGCGCCCGGAGATCTCGCTTCGTGGCGAGCTCCGCCTCCCCCTAGGCTTTGCGGAAGGCATCGACGATCGCCTCGGCTTGGGCTTCGGAAACGCCCGCTTGCTGCAGGCGCCGGATGAACGTGCGGGTGTCGAAGGAAATGCTGGCCATGCCAGAAGTCTGACATAAAACCCGTCAGAGGCCGGGCGGCTTGGGCGTCGGGCCGAGCGAAACGCACCGGCGCCACACCCGGAAGCGCTCGAGCGCACCCGGCCGCTCGTCAGATATTTTACGCGGACGGTATGTCGAGCACTTCCTGGATCGCGCGGTACACCCGCTCCATAAATTCGCGCGGGCATGTCGTCAGCGGACCGAGCGTCAACCTCCTGTTGTCGATCGCCCGCAACTGATCGATCAGCAAGTCCGAGTCCTGTTCCAGCCGGTCTCGCGCGGACAGGCGGAGCCGCAGCGGCTCAGCATCGTCGATCAAGCGGGTCGTCAAAG
Protein-coding sequences here:
- a CDS encoding type II toxin-antitoxin system PemK/MazF family toxin, translated to MKLRHGDVWLANLNPSRGTEPGKTRPVLIVQSQALLDAGHPSTLIVPLTTRLIDDAEPLRLRLSARDRLEQDSDLLIDQLRAIDNRRLTLGPLTTCPREFMERVYRAIQEVLDIPSA
- a CDS encoding DUF1640 domain-containing protein; this translates as MASISFDTRTFIRRLQQAGVSEAQAEAIVDAFRKA